The sequence GCACCGCGACGCCCCGCCCGGCCGCGCCCTGGCCGAGATCCTCGCCGACCCCGCCACCCTGCCCACCGACCAGATCATCGCCCGCACCGAGTACGCCCTGGCCGGACGGTTCGCCGCGATCGCCTCGCTCGACGATCTCGCGCCCGCCCCGGTAGGCTGACCGGATCGTGACCCGCGTCGTCTTCCTGCTCGTCCCCGGCCTGCACCTGCTCGACCTCGCCGGGCCCGCCCAGGTGTTCGGCACCGCCGCCGACGCCGGCCTGCCCTACCGGCTCGCCTACGTCGCCGACCACCCCGAACCCGGGGACCCGCAGGAGACCGCGCCACCTCACCCCGCCGTGCCTGCACCCGCGCCTGTGGCCGTGCACACCGCGCAGGGCGTGCCCCTCCAGGCGCCCGCCGCCTGGCCCGCCCTCACCGCAGGCGACATCGTCCTGGTCCCCGGATGGCGCTGGGGCGGCCGCGAAACCCACGCCCCGCCCGTCTCCGCCCACACCGCCCGCCGCCTGGCCGGCCACCACGCCGCGGGCGGCACCGTCGCCAGCGTCTGCGCCGGAGCGTTCGCCCTCGCCCACGCCGGGCTCCTGGACGGACGCCGCTGCACCACCCATCACGAGATCCAGGACGCCCTCGCCCGCCGCCACCCCCGCGCCACCGTCGTGCGCGACGTGCTGTACGTCACCGACGGCCGCGTCATCACCTCCGCCGGCATCGCCTCCGGCATCGACCTCGCCCTGCACTTGGTCGCCTCCCGGCACGGACCCGGCGCCGCCGCCCGCATCGCCCGCACCATGGTCGTGTACGCGCGCCGCAACGGCGACGAACCCCAGGCCAGCGCCCTGCTGCGGCACCGCGCCCACGTCAGCGACGCCGTCCACCGCGCCCAGGACCTCATCGACGCCCGCTACGCGCGCCCCCTGCCCCTGCACACCCTGGCCGCCGAGGCCGGCGTCAGCGAACGCACCCTCACCCGCCGCTTCACCGCCGCCACGGGCCTGACCCCGCTGCGCTACCAGCAGGAACTGCGGCTGGAACACGCCGAGCACCTCATCGGGCAGGGCGCCACCACCGACACCGCCGCCCGCGCCGTCGGATTCACCGACGCCCGCATGCTGCGCCGCCTGCGCGCCCGCACCTGACCGCCCCCATCCCCACCCCGCCGCCCCGCCCCACCGGACCCGGCGGCCCGGCGGCTCAGCCGCGCAGCGCCACGTACGGAGCCAGCGTCAGCAGGCTCACCACCAGCGCCCCCTTCAGCGCCGCCGCTGGCACCGCCCGGGCGAT is a genomic window of Actinomadura citrea containing:
- a CDS encoding GlxA family transcriptional regulator produces the protein MTRVVFLLVPGLHLLDLAGPAQVFGTAADAGLPYRLAYVADHPEPGDPQETAPPHPAVPAPAPVAVHTAQGVPLQAPAAWPALTAGDIVLVPGWRWGGRETHAPPVSAHTARRLAGHHAAGGTVASVCAGAFALAHAGLLDGRRCTTHHEIQDALARRHPRATVVRDVLYVTDGRVITSAGIASGIDLALHLVASRHGPGAAARIARTMVVYARRNGDEPQASALLRHRAHVSDAVHRAQDLIDARYARPLPLHTLAAEAGVSERTLTRRFTAATGLTPLRYQQELRLEHAEHLIGQGATTDTAARAVGFTDARMLRRLRART